A genomic window from Terrisporobacter glycolicus ATCC 14880 = DSM 1288 includes:
- the pdxS gene encoding pyridoxal 5'-phosphate synthase lyase subunit PdxS produces the protein MSREVLNKNLAQMLKGGVIMDVTNPEEAIIAQNAGACAVMALERVPADIRKEGGVARMSDPKMIKEIQEAVSIPVMAKVRIGHFVEAQILEDLEIDFIDESEVLTPADNVYHIEKTKFEVPFVCGARNLGEALRRIGEGASMIRTKGEAGTGDVVEAVKHMRTVTSQIRKIVSMGEEELMNAAKEMGAPYDLVKYVHENNKLPVVNFAAGGIATPADAALMMQLGCDGVFVGSGIFKSDNPEKRAEAIVKAVTNYNNPKVLAQISEDLGGAMSGVAVNTLEDKELLAARGW, from the coding sequence ATGAGCAGAGAAGTATTAAATAAAAATTTAGCACAAATGTTAAAAGGTGGAGTAATAATGGATGTAACTAATCCAGAAGAGGCAATAATAGCACAAAATGCAGGAGCTTGTGCAGTTATGGCACTTGAGAGAGTTCCAGCTGACATAAGAAAAGAAGGCGGAGTGGCAAGAATGTCAGATCCTAAAATGATAAAAGAAATTCAAGAAGCTGTAAGTATACCAGTTATGGCAAAAGTAAGAATAGGACATTTTGTAGAAGCACAAATACTTGAAGATTTAGAAATAGATTTTATAGATGAAAGTGAAGTTTTAACACCGGCAGACAATGTTTATCATATAGAAAAAACTAAATTTGAAGTTCCATTTGTTTGTGGAGCAAGAAACTTAGGGGAAGCTCTTAGAAGAATTGGTGAAGGTGCATCAATGATAAGAACAAAAGGTGAAGCAGGAACTGGAGATGTAGTTGAAGCAGTTAAACATATGAGAACAGTAACTTCTCAAATTAGAAAAATAGTATCTATGGGTGAAGAAGAGTTAATGAATGCAGCTAAAGAAATGGGAGCACCATATGATTTAGTTAAATATGTTCATGAAAATAATAAACTTCCAGTAGTAAACTTTGCAGCAGGAGGAATTGCAACTCCAGCAGATGCAGCATTAATGATGCAATTAGGTTGTGATGGTGTATTTGTAGGATCAGGAATATTTAAATCAGACAATCCAGAGAAGAGAGCAGAAGCCATAGTAAAAGCTGTTACAAATTATAATAATCCTAAAGTTTTAGCACAAATATCAGAAGATTTAGGTGGAGCCATGAGTGGGGTGGCAGTGAACACTTTAGAAGATAAAGAATTATTAGCAGCTAGGGGTTGGTAA
- a CDS encoding phage holin family protein, translating into MDLGFLNDYLVLVIVGICLCLGYIIKSSLNFIPNKYIPLIMAVTGCILNIWINKSVTADVILGGMFSGLASTGVHQAFVNLIQNK; encoded by the coding sequence ATGGACTTAGGATTTTTAAATGATTATTTAGTTTTAGTAATTGTTGGTATATGTCTGTGTTTAGGTTATATAATAAAAAGTAGCTTAAACTTTATACCAAATAAGTACATACCGTTAATAATGGCAGTAACAGGTTGTATATTGAATATATGGATAAACAAGAGTGTAACTGCAGATGTAATATTAGGTGGTATGTTTTCAGGACTCGCAAGTACAGGAGTTCATCAAGCATTTGTAAATTTAATTCAAAACAAATAG
- a CDS encoding histidinol-phosphatase HisJ family protein — MFYDYHMHCNFSPDSKTPIEKMIETSINLGLEEICFTDHMDYDVNQTDKFVVNYEKYLHKLESMQKKYESKIKIKKGIELGLQPHLAERYNEDMKNHKFDFILCSQHAINKNDLYYDEYFKDKNQHEAYEVYYKTLYKIVKSFNSYSVLGHLDLVKRYGDYENLLGDSLYMDIIESILKEAIYNGKGIEINTSCFRYNLPDLTPSRSIISLYKELGGEIITTGSDAHSPAFISCKFDYVYSYLKDLGFKYISTFDNLKPNFIKL; from the coding sequence ATGTTCTACGACTATCACATGCATTGTAACTTCTCTCCAGATAGTAAAACTCCCATAGAAAAAATGATTGAAACTTCTATTAACTTAGGTTTAGAGGAAATATGTTTTACAGATCATATGGACTATGATGTAAATCAAACAGATAAATTTGTTGTGAATTACGAAAAATATTTACATAAATTAGAATCAATGCAAAAAAAATACGAAAGCAAAATAAAAATAAAAAAGGGAATTGAATTAGGATTACAACCTCACCTTGCAGAAAGATATAATGAGGATATGAAAAACCATAAATTTGACTTTATATTATGTTCTCAACATGCCATAAATAAAAATGATTTATACTATGACGAATATTTTAAAGATAAAAATCAACATGAGGCCTACGAAGTCTATTACAAAACATTATATAAAATAGTTAAAAGTTTTAATAGCTATAGTGTTTTAGGTCATTTAGATTTAGTCAAAAGGTATGGAGATTATGAAAATCTTCTTGGAGATAGCTTATATATGGACATTATAGAGTCCATATTAAAAGAAGCCATTTATAATGGTAAAGGTATAGAAATAAATACTTCTTGTTTTAGATATAACCTACCTGATTTGACACCTTCAAGAAGCATAATATCTCTTTACAAAGAATTGGGTGGAGAAATTATTACTACAGGTTCTGATGCTCATTCCCCAGCTTTTATTTCTTGTAAATTTGATTATGTATACTCTTATTTAAAAGATTTAGGATTCAAATATATTTCTACCTTTGATAATTTAAAACCAAATTTTATAAAATTATAA
- a CDS encoding DUF1848 family protein: MEIKEFGQFWFVTITPYDKDIEPNVPNKEIVIKSFRQLSSTIRSEKTVWRYDPIFISEKYNLNSHIENFEKIAASLSGYTGECIISFVDLYEKTKRNFNGVREVSKEEREIIGREFVDIGNKNNIKIKTCAEGYELAKFGVNCSGCMTQPVLERAIHSNLKVPKKKGSRESCDCLLGNDIGMYNTCYHGCLYCYANYSKDIVRDNFRKHDKNSPFLIGNSMEGDIVKEAIQHSYIDNQISFF; encoded by the coding sequence ATAGAAATAAAAGAATTTGGGCAATTTTGGTTTGTTACAATAACTCCTTATGATAAGGACATAGAACCTAATGTACCAAACAAAGAAATAGTAATAAAAAGTTTTAGGCAATTGTCATCAACCATACGTTCAGAGAAAACTGTATGGAGATACGATCCTATTTTTATTTCAGAGAAATATAATTTGAATAGCCATATTGAAAACTTTGAAAAAATAGCAGCTAGTCTTTCTGGATATACTGGGGAATGTATTATTAGTTTTGTAGATTTATATGAAAAAACAAAGCGTAATTTTAATGGGGTTAGAGAAGTATCAAAAGAAGAACGGGAGATTATAGGAAGGGAATTTGTGGATATTGGCAATAAAAATAATATAAAGATAAAAACTTGTGCAGAAGGATATGAATTAGCGAAATTTGGTGTGAACTGTAGTGGTTGTATGACACAACCTGTATTAGAGAGGGCAATACATAGTAATTTGAAAGTACCTAAGAAGAAGGGAAGTAGAGAAAGTTGTGACTGCTTGCTTGGAAACGATATAGGTATGTACAATACTTGTTATCATGGATGTTTGTATTGTTATGCTAATTATAGTAAAGATATTGTGAGGGATAACTTTAGAAAGCATGATAAAAACTCACCGTTTTTGATTGGAAATTCTATGGAAGGTGATATTGTTAAAGAGGCTATTCAACATAGTTATATTGATAATCAAATTTCATTTTTTTAA
- a CDS encoding PLP-dependent aminotransferase family protein: MDKYKLELDDNNSKYIQIYNHIKEMIVGAKINEHEKLPPIRKLADFISVNNATIVKVYELLEKEGYVYKIIGSGTFVSSMKANKEVNLENYKDMIHFDSGNPSKDVFPLDNFKSAINMALENDGASIFEYDEGKGSEELREELSTYLKKKRINTNKDNIQIISGAQQGIDIVCKGLINYSDVVFVEEPTYNGALEVFKSRGAKIITIPMLDDGIDIGILKLKLEKIKPKLIYVMPNFQNPSGISYSEYKKKKLIELSEEYDFYILEDDFISDFIFDSKDNRPLKSYDMKNRVIYIKSFSKILMPGLRIGIVDIPRELQKKILWAKYSSDISTPGLIQKSMYYYMKYFNWEEYLKSIDKVYTKKYRKTKSLLEEKLGDKLKICKSQGGLNFFIELPRGYSSQVFYNFMLEKGVCITPGTYFFDNIMDDRFFRINIANETIEDIEKGITIIENNLEEFITSYKNGETIRSNKIFY, translated from the coding sequence ATGGATAAATACAAATTAGAATTAGATGATAATAATAGTAAATATATTCAAATTTATAATCATATAAAAGAGATGATTGTTGGGGCAAAAATAAATGAACATGAAAAACTGCCACCAATTAGAAAGTTAGCAGATTTTATAAGTGTTAATAATGCTACTATTGTTAAGGTGTACGAATTGCTGGAAAAAGAAGGCTATGTATATAAAATAATAGGCAGCGGAACTTTTGTTTCCTCTATGAAGGCAAATAAAGAAGTAAACTTGGAAAATTATAAGGATATGATACACTTTGATAGTGGTAATCCATCGAAAGATGTATTTCCTTTAGATAATTTTAAATCAGCCATAAACATGGCATTGGAAAATGACGGAGCATCTATTTTTGAGTATGATGAAGGAAAAGGTTCTGAAGAGCTAAGAGAAGAATTAAGTACATATTTAAAAAAGAAAAGAATAAATACTAATAAAGATAACATACAGATAATTTCAGGTGCTCAACAAGGTATAGATATAGTTTGTAAAGGTCTTATAAATTATTCAGATGTTGTATTTGTTGAAGAGCCAACTTACAATGGTGCTTTAGAAGTATTCAAAAGTAGAGGCGCAAAAATAATTACTATTCCTATGTTAGACGATGGTATAGATATAGGTATATTAAAGCTTAAATTAGAAAAAATAAAACCTAAATTAATATATGTTATGCCTAATTTTCAAAATCCAAGTGGAATATCATATAGTGAATATAAGAAAAAGAAGCTTATAGAACTGAGTGAAGAATATGATTTTTATATTTTAGAAGATGACTTTATAAGTGACTTTATTTTTGATAGTAAAGATAATAGACCACTTAAAAGTTACGATATGAAAAATAGGGTTATTTATATTAAATCTTTTTCAAAAATACTTATGCCAGGTCTTAGAATTGGTATAGTTGATATACCAAGAGAACTGCAAAAGAAAATACTTTGGGCAAAATATTCTTCAGATATATCTACACCAGGACTTATACAAAAGTCTATGTACTATTATATGAAGTATTTCAATTGGGAAGAATATTTAAAAAGTATAGATAAAGTTTATACTAAAAAATATAGAAAAACAAAATCTTTATTAGAAGAAAAATTAGGAGATAAGCTAAAAATATGCAAATCTCAAGGTGGACTAAATTTCTTTATTGAATTGCCAAGAGGATATTCATCTCAAGTTTTCTACAACTTTATGTTAGAAAAAGGAGTTTGTATTACACCAGGAACTTATTTTTTTGATAATATAATGGATGACAGGTTTTTTAGAATTAACATAGCCAATGAGACAATTGAAGATATAGAAAAGGGAATAACTATAATAGAAAATAATTTAGAAGAATTTATTACATCTTATAAAAATGGAGAAACTATAAGAAGTAATAAAATATTTTATTAA
- a CDS encoding alpha/beta hydrolase has protein sequence MEQAKALNESMMFRNKDNIELFVKKDLVEEGRAVIVIVHGLAEHLGRYDYVVSKFNNWGYSVYRFDNQGHGKSEGKRTYIDSYKNFSQDVNEIVKMAKDENDDKKVFVLGHSMGGMISTVYGIDYKDTVNGIILSAGVTIDKAKLLESNKDVDDSAEIVNALGDLICTDKRVVDEYEQDPLVCHVTVGKIYKECYKAVKYIYENMDKFEYPVLLLHGEDDKIVSQEDSKILYEHISSLDKSLKIYPGLYHEIMNEFDKDKVLEDIHFWLEDRI, from the coding sequence ATGGAACAAGCGAAAGCTTTAAATGAAAGTATGATGTTTAGAAATAAGGATAATATAGAACTTTTTGTAAAGAAAGACTTAGTTGAAGAGGGAAGGGCTGTAATAGTAATAGTACATGGATTGGCAGAACATTTAGGAAGATATGATTATGTAGTATCAAAATTTAATAATTGGGGATATAGTGTTTATAGATTTGATAATCAAGGCCATGGAAAATCAGAAGGTAAAAGAACCTATATAGATAGTTATAAAAATTTTTCACAAGATGTTAATGAAATTGTAAAAATGGCTAAAGATGAAAATGATGATAAGAAAGTTTTTGTATTAGGACATAGTATGGGTGGAATGATAAGCACAGTATATGGTATAGATTACAAAGATACAGTTAATGGAATAATTTTATCTGCAGGTGTTACTATCGATAAAGCGAAGTTATTGGAAAGTAATAAAGATGTGGATGACAGTGCTGAAATAGTCAACGCTTTAGGGGATTTAATTTGTACTGATAAGAGAGTTGTAGATGAGTATGAACAGGATCCTTTAGTGTGTCATGTAACAGTAGGAAAAATATACAAAGAATGTTATAAAGCAGTTAAATATATATATGAAAATATGGATAAATTTGAATATCCTGTACTTTTATTACATGGAGAAGACGATAAAATAGTTTCTCAAGAAGATTCAAAAATTCTTTATGAACATATATCTTCATTGGATAAGAGTTTAAAAATATATCCAGGTCTTTATCATGAAATTATGAATGAATTTGATAAAGATAAAGTACTAGAAGATATACATTTTTGGTTGGAAGATAGAATATAA
- a CDS encoding methyl-accepting chemotaxis protein — protein MKSIRTKILIMIGGVAILAMIISGGISIKNTLNMVDDSQETISTLTTDKLAVEINEYFTKYKTMATQMAGNTSVRQVLTEATRENYKDKSSFKDTYKYLGFVAENDEQISTAYVCSAKDTLAFDGTNWVSDKDYDLKSKKYWFSNQEDIKNGYIITDPFEDVISGNMIVSFSAPVYSLDGKEIVGVAALDIQLDTLSNKIASNETEFGKDAYTMLVSRSGQVLASNDSEKLLKNVSEIGFDDTMVKEVENPSKKVIKYTDNGQTRYGIVNAVRDAGLKTIFSISEDRYNALVKKEKKDMMLVYGLAILILLIVIYFVTRSIVSPIQKLMEVTEDLAEGNLDAEIDIDNNDEIGKLAQSMKKLVERLNEYIVYIDEISESLNRFSAGDLNIDLKQSYDGEFEKIKDSLIQLSDIFKHTIGQIVEASENVALGSREIATASQVLADGALYQANTTEELTSTVNDLSDRVSKNAENALGAAEQIKSVGELSNLSNDQMQKMMEAITEINSKSSEIGKVIKVIEDIAFQTNILALNAAVEASRAGEAGKGFAVVADEVRNLATKSADAAKETTHLIEESIKAVENGNKIANKTGEMLVEVLQGVSESVKLIDEISDESSEQATALKQTLEGIEEISNVVQTNVSTSEESSAASNDLSKQAEDLRAVASQFKIEDETN, from the coding sequence ATGAAAAGTATAAGGACAAAAATTTTAATAATGATTGGTGGAGTAGCAATTTTAGCAATGATTATCTCTGGTGGAATTTCAATAAAAAATACACTTAATATGGTCGATGATTCTCAAGAAACTATTTCAACTTTAACTACAGATAAATTAGCAGTTGAGATTAATGAATATTTCACAAAATATAAAACTATGGCAACTCAGATGGCAGGGAATACGTCTGTAAGGCAAGTATTAACTGAAGCTACTAGAGAGAATTATAAAGATAAGTCTTCATTTAAAGATACATACAAGTATTTAGGATTTGTGGCAGAAAATGATGAACAGATATCAACAGCATACGTTTGTTCAGCTAAGGATACATTAGCATTTGATGGTACAAATTGGGTTTCAGATAAAGATTATGATTTAAAATCAAAAAAATACTGGTTTTCAAATCAAGAAGATATAAAAAATGGATATATAATAACTGATCCATTTGAAGATGTTATTTCTGGAAATATGATAGTATCATTTTCAGCACCAGTATACAGTTTAGATGGAAAAGAAATAGTTGGGGTAGCGGCTTTAGATATACAACTTGATACTTTAAGTAATAAAATAGCATCTAACGAAACAGAATTTGGAAAAGACGCGTATACAATGCTTGTATCTAGATCAGGACAAGTACTAGCAAGTAATGATAGTGAAAAGTTGCTTAAAAATGTTAGTGAAATAGGATTTGACGATACTATGGTAAAAGAAGTAGAAAATCCTAGTAAAAAAGTTATAAAATATACTGATAATGGGCAAACACGTTACGGAATTGTAAATGCAGTAAGAGATGCTGGTCTAAAAACTATATTTAGTATAAGTGAAGATAGATATAATGCATTAGTAAAAAAAGAAAAGAAAGATATGATGCTTGTTTATGGATTAGCTATTTTAATACTTTTAATAGTAATATATTTTGTTACAAGAAGTATAGTATCGCCAATTCAAAAGCTTATGGAAGTTACTGAAGATTTAGCAGAGGGTAATTTAGATGCAGAAATTGATATTGATAATAATGATGAAATAGGAAAATTAGCTCAATCAATGAAAAAACTAGTAGAAAGATTAAATGAGTATATTGTCTATATAGACGAAATATCAGAGTCATTAAATAGATTCTCAGCTGGAGATTTAAATATAGATTTAAAACAATCTTATGATGGAGAGTTTGAGAAAATTAAAGATTCATTAATACAACTTTCTGATATATTTAAACACACTATAGGTCAAATAGTAGAAGCATCAGAAAATGTGGCACTAGGTTCAAGAGAAATAGCCACTGCATCACAAGTTCTTGCAGATGGAGCTCTATATCAAGCAAATACAACAGAGGAGCTTACATCTACAGTAAATGATTTATCTGATAGAGTATCAAAAAATGCAGAAAATGCATTAGGTGCTGCTGAGCAAATTAAGTCTGTTGGAGAACTTTCAAATTTAAGCAATGATCAAATGCAAAAAATGATGGAGGCAATAACTGAAATAAATAGTAAATCATCAGAAATAGGCAAAGTAATAAAAGTTATTGAAGATATTGCATTCCAAACTAATATATTAGCTTTAAATGCAGCAGTGGAAGCGTCTAGAGCCGGAGAAGCAGGTAAAGGATTTGCTGTTGTAGCTGATGAAGTAAGAAATCTAGCAACAAAATCAGCAGATGCAGCAAAAGAAACTACTCATTTAATTGAAGAGTCTATTAAGGCTGTAGAAAATGGAAATAAAATAGCTAATAAAACAGGGGAAATGCTTGTAGAGGTATTACAAGGTGTATCTGAATCAGTAAAATTAATAGATGAGATATCTGATGAATCTTCTGAGCAAGCTACAGCTCTAAAACAAACGCTAGAAGGTATTGAAGAAATAAGTAATGTTGTTCAAACAAATGTGTCAACATCTGAAGAAAGTTCAGCAGCAAGTAATGATTTATCTAAGCAAGCAGAAGATCTTAGAGCAGTTGCATCTCAATTTAAAATTGAAGATGAGACAAACTAG
- the pdxT gene encoding pyridoxal 5'-phosphate synthase glutaminase subunit PdxT, with the protein MKIGVLAMQGAYEEHMSILKSLNVDTVEIRNKEDLENIDGLIIPGGESTTMGKLIRNLDIYNDLKSKIESGLPVWGTCAGMILLAKSIYKDDTKHLATMDIEVRRNAYGRQLGSFNRKSAIKGVGDDIQMVFVRAPYIESIGDKVEVLSVVDKNIVAAKEDNMLVTSFHPELTEDNRMHKYFVCMVKNNTK; encoded by the coding sequence ATGAAAATTGGAGTACTTGCCATGCAAGGTGCTTATGAAGAGCATATGAGCATATTAAAAAGTTTGAATGTTGATACTGTAGAAATTAGGAATAAAGAAGATTTAGAAAATATTGATGGCCTAATTATTCCTGGTGGAGAGAGCACGACCATGGGAAAATTAATTAGAAATTTAGATATATATAATGATTTAAAATCAAAAATAGAAAGTGGTTTGCCTGTGTGGGGAACATGTGCAGGTATGATTTTACTTGCTAAAAGCATTTATAAAGATGATACAAAACATCTGGCTACTATGGATATTGAAGTTAGAAGAAATGCTTATGGAAGACAACTTGGAAGTTTTAATAGGAAGTCTGCTATAAAAGGAGTTGGTGATGATATTCAGATGGTGTTTGTAAGAGCACCTTATATAGAATCTATTGGAGATAAGGTAGAGGTATTATCAGTAGTAGATAAGAATATAGTTGCTGCAAAAGAAGACAATATGCTCGTAACTTCCTTTCATCCAGAGTTAACTGAGGATAACAGAATGCATAAATATTTTGTATGTATGGTAAAAAATAATACTAAATAA
- a CDS encoding DUF896 domain-containing protein gives MFDQKKLDRINFLAKKNKEEGLTKEELAEREVLRKEYLENFRSHFKSRLENVKVVHSQEEYDELIKKNQN, from the coding sequence ATGTTTGATCAAAAGAAATTAGACAGAATAAATTTTTTAGCTAAAAAAAATAAAGAAGAAGGATTAACAAAAGAAGAGTTAGCAGAAAGAGAAGTATTAAGAAAAGAATACTTAGAAAATTTTAGATCGCACTTTAAATCTAGACTTGAAAATGTGAAAGTTGTACATAGTCAAGAAGAGTACGATGAATTGATAAAGAAAAATCAAAACTAG
- a CDS encoding aminopeptidase, giving the protein MDLKYEFANGWKVIKEMNNMENVMSYSKEYIDFLNKGKTERLCAREIIRLALSQGFISIEEVIKKGKIESGDKIFAENKDKGVALFVIGEKDIEEGMKIIASHIDSPRLDLKQNPLYEDDNMAYFKTHYYGGIKKYQWVSMPLALYGVAILQDGTKVDISIGDDEEDPVFCINDLLPHLSAEQNQKKVSEAIGGEDLNVLIGSIPFDEEENATVKYNMLKLLNEKYGITEEDFLSAEIEVVPAGKAKDLGIDKSMVISYGQDDRVCAFAGVKAIFETEKPEYTAVTLCVDKEETGSYGNTGMHSKFFENTVAELINLQGNYSDLKIKRALSRSRILSGDVNAAYDPNFSSAYEKSNSAHMGKGVAIMKYSGSRGKSGTSDANAEFVCEVRRIFNKENVVWQTGELGKVDQGGGGTVAYILANYGAEVLDCGVGLLSMHAPYEVASKADIFEMYRGYKAFLNINL; this is encoded by the coding sequence ATGGATTTAAAATATGAATTTGCAAATGGTTGGAAAGTTATAAAAGAAATGAATAATATGGAAAATGTTATGTCATACTCAAAAGAATATATTGATTTCTTAAACAAAGGTAAAACAGAAAGACTTTGCGCTAGAGAAATTATTAGACTAGCATTATCACAAGGCTTTATATCTATAGAAGAAGTAATTAAAAAAGGAAAAATAGAATCTGGAGATAAAATTTTTGCTGAAAATAAAGATAAAGGTGTAGCTTTATTTGTAATTGGTGAAAAAGATATAGAAGAAGGTATGAAGATAATTGCTTCTCATATAGATTCACCAAGACTAGACTTAAAACAAAATCCATTATATGAAGATGATAATATGGCATACTTCAAAACTCATTATTATGGAGGAATTAAAAAATATCAATGGGTATCTATGCCTCTTGCACTATATGGAGTAGCAATTTTACAAGATGGTACTAAGGTTGATATATCTATAGGTGACGATGAAGAAGATCCAGTATTTTGCATAAATGACTTATTGCCTCACTTATCAGCAGAACAAAATCAAAAGAAAGTAAGTGAAGCTATTGGTGGAGAAGATTTAAACGTACTAATAGGAAGCATTCCTTTTGATGAAGAAGAAAATGCAACTGTAAAATATAATATGTTAAAGTTATTAAACGAAAAATATGGAATTACTGAGGAAGATTTTTTGAGTGCTGAAATAGAAGTAGTTCCAGCAGGAAAAGCTAAGGATTTAGGAATAGATAAATCAATGGTTATTTCTTATGGTCAAGATGACAGAGTATGTGCCTTTGCAGGTGTAAAAGCAATATTTGAAACTGAAAAACCAGAATATACAGCAGTTACATTATGTGTTGATAAAGAAGAAACAGGTTCTTATGGTAATACAGGAATGCACTCAAAATTCTTTGAAAATACTGTGGCAGAGTTAATAAACTTACAAGGAAATTATTCTGACTTAAAAATAAAAAGAGCTCTGTCAAGATCGAGAATATTATCTGGAGATGTTAATGCAGCTTATGATCCAAACTTTTCTTCAGCATATGAAAAGTCTAACTCAGCTCACATGGGTAAAGGTGTTGCTATAATGAAATACTCTGGCTCAAGAGGAAAGAGTGGTACAAGTGATGCTAATGCAGAGTTTGTTTGTGAAGTAAGAAGAATATTTAACAAAGAAAATGTAGTATGGCAAACAGGAGAGCTTGGAAAAGTTGACCAAGGAGGCGGAGGTACTGTAGCTTATATATTAGCTAATTACGGTGCTGAAGTTTTAGATTGTGGTGTAGGATTACTTAGTATGCATGCACCTTATGAAGTTGCTTCAAAAGCAGATATATTTGAAATGTATAGAGGTTATAAGGCTTTCTTAAATATAAATCTATAA
- a CDS encoding metallophosphoesterase, with the protein MSKLEIANYIIENKKIPQEFNDYVIVQISDLHNKSFGKNNINLINIIKQINPQVILITGDIIDGENKNFQVSLDLLKNLSTKYKVYHITGNHEQKALVKRYKNLYKEYFKKLRDLSAVHLDNEKIQIKKGESFINIYGLTIPFKCYKYLLDKDKSTNLDEDFIQRSLPLINKNEYNILLAHTPFHFDDYEKWGADLILSGHVHGGIIRIPIVGGLLSPNRQFFPKYDLGKYDKNDSTMIVTKGLGGSKILVRINCKPEVVKITLKYKYY; encoded by the coding sequence ATGAGTAAATTAGAAATAGCTAATTACATTATAGAAAATAAAAAAATACCACAAGAGTTTAATGATTATGTTATTGTTCAAATTAGTGACTTGCATAATAAGTCCTTTGGTAAAAATAATATTAATTTAATTAATATTATTAAGCAAATTAACCCTCAAGTAATACTTATTACAGGAGATATAATAGATGGAGAAAATAAAAATTTCCAAGTATCATTAGACTTATTAAAAAATTTAAGTACTAAATATAAGGTTTATCATATTACGGGTAATCACGAACAAAAGGCTTTAGTAAAAAGATATAAAAATTTGTATAAGGAGTATTTTAAAAAGCTACGTGACTTAAGTGCTGTTCATTTAGATAATGAAAAAATTCAAATAAAAAAAGGCGAAAGTTTTATAAATATTTATGGATTAACAATACCTTTCAAATGTTATAAATACTTGCTTGATAAGGATAAAAGTACAAATTTAGATGAGGACTTTATACAAAGAAGTTTGCCACTTATAAATAAAAATGAGTACAATATTTTATTAGCTCATACACCTTTTCACTTTGATGATTATGAAAAATGGGGTGCGGATCTTATTTTGTCTGGTCATGTACATGGAGGGATAATTAGGATTCCTATTGTAGGAGGTTTATTATCGCCAAACAGGCAATTTTTCCCTAAATATGATCTGGGTAAATATGATAAAAATGATTCAACTATGATAGTTACTAAAGGATTAGGTGGATCTAAAATACTTGTTAGAATTAACTGTAAGCCGGAAGTTGTTAAGATAACGCTAAAATATAAATATTACTAG